A single Falco naumanni isolate bFalNau1 chromosome 20, bFalNau1.pat, whole genome shotgun sequence DNA region contains:
- the CHRNB2 gene encoding neuronal acetylcholine receptor subunit beta-2: protein MALLRVLCLLAALRRGLGTDTEERLVEYLLDPARYNKLIRPATNGSELVTVQLMVSLAQLISVHEREQIMTTNVWLTQEWEDYRLTWKPEDFDNMKKVRLPSKHIWLPDVVLYNNADGMYEVSFYSNAVISYDGSIFWLPPAIYKSACKIEVKHFPFDQQNCTMKFRSWTYDRTEIDLVLKSEVASLDDFTPSGEWDIVALPGRRNENPDDSTYVDITYDFIIRRKPLFYTINLIIPCILITSLAILVFYLPSDCGEKMTLCISVLLALTVFLLLISKIVPPTSLDVPLVGKYLMFTMVLVTFSIVTSVCVLNVHHRSPTTHTMPPWVRTLFLRKLPALLFMKQPRQNCARQRLRQRRHTQERAATATLFLRAGARACTCYTNPGAAKAEGLNGYREQQGPAPAPTASCACGLEEAVDGVRFIADHMRSEDDDQSVSEDWKYVAMVIDRLFLWIFVFVCVFGTVGMFLQPLFQNYATNSLLQLGQGPPTSK, encoded by the exons ATGGCGCTGCTCCGCGTCCTCTGCCTCCTCGCCGCCCTCAGAC ggggcCTGGGCACGGACACGGAGGAGCGGCTGGTGGAGTATCTGCTGGACCCCGCGCGCTACAACAAGCTGATCCGGCCGGCAACCAACGGCTCCGAGCTGGTGACGGTGCAGCTGATGGTGTCCCTGGCGCAGCTCATCAGCGTG CACGAGCGGGAGCAGATCATGACCACCAACGTCTGGCTGACCCAG GAGTGGGAGGACTACCGCCTCACCTGGAAGCCGGAGGACTTCGACAACATGAAGAAGGTCCGGCTGCCCTCCAAGCACATCTGGCTGCCCGACGTGGTGCTCTACAACAA CGCCGACGGGATGTACGAGGTCTCCTTCTACTCCAACGCGGTGATCTCCTACGATGGCAGCATCTTCTGGCTGCCGCCGGCCATCTACAAGAGCGCGTGCAAGATCGAGGTGAAGCACTTCCCTTTTGACCAGCAGAACTGCACCATGAAGTTCCGCTCCTGGACCTACGACCGCACGGAGATCGACCTGGTGCTGAAGAGCGAGGTGGCCAGCCTGGATGACTTCACGCCCAGCGGTGAGTGGGATATCGTGGCACTGCCAGGACGACGCAACGAGAACCCTGACGACTCCACGTACGTGGACATCACTTACGACTTCATCATCCGGCGCAAGCCGCTCTTCTACACCATCAACCTCATCATCCCCTGCATCCTCATCACCTCCCTGGCCATCCTCGTCTTCTACCTCCCATCCGACTGCGGTGAGAAGATGACGCTCTGCATCTCTGTCCTGCTCGCCCTCACCGTCTTCCTGCTGCTCATCTCCAAGATCGTGCCGCCCACCTCGCTGGACGTGCCACTGGTGGGCAAGTACCTCATGTTCACCATGGTGCTGGTGACCTTCTCCATCGTCACCAGTGTCTGCGTCCTCAACGTGCACCACCGCTCGCCCACCACGCACACCATGCCGCCCTGGGTCCGCACCCTCTTCCTCCGCAAGCTCCCAGCGCTGCTCTTCATGAAGCAGCCGCGGCAGAACTGCGCTCGCCAGCGCCTGCGCCAGCGCCGACACACGCAGGAGCGCGCTGCCACCGCCACCCTCTTCCTCCGGGCCGGTGCCCGCGCCTGCACCTGCTACACCAACCCCGGCGCTGCCAAGGCTGAGGGGCTCAACGGCTACCGGGAGCAGCAGGGGCCGGCGCCGGCCCCCACAGCCAGCTGCGCATGCGGGCTGGAGGAGGCGGTGGATGGCGTGCGCTTCATCGCCGACCACATGCGCAGCGAGGACGACGACCAGAGC GTGAGCGAGGACTGGAAGTACGTGGCCATGGTCATCGACCGCCTCTTCTTGTGGATCTTCGTCTTCGTCTGCGTCTTCGGCACCGTCGGCATGTTCCTCCAGCCGCTCTTCCAGAACTACGCCACCaactccctgctgcagctcgGCCAGGGTCCCCCCACCTCCAAATAG
- the ADAR gene encoding LOW QUALITY PROTEIN: double-stranded RNA-specific adenosine deaminase (The sequence of the model RefSeq protein was modified relative to this genomic sequence to represent the inferred CDS: inserted 2 bases in 1 codon), translating into MHETSRRLLRTGECRVNRSSPSAGTQAAWFTRXSQRCAMNRGAGRGRGSYRTSSRLNCPSTNQGFFNHPHTSGETNRETFSHQPFLTGWDSEVCLLQRQGQHKDTRIRSLQAVAPAPAERCQPSCSRPGWRRFSSERPWVKTSPRYCPPQYREDSERDSDTIGLNFQRLSLAGKDREQEILSIFRQLGEGKTCTVHDLVRKLKTQKKEVNRILYKLFREGKLHKGGDTLPLWRIASPSTRSETNPADHSGDHADPPCESRGEERSAPGSGGADPVMAETKEKICNYLFSVAETTALNLAKNIGFSRAKDVNAFLSALEKLGDVHKENTSPPRWSLTDRKRERMQMRLKASVVTQTVDPAPEPGFPPSAVPPCPQEVTIATPAVTALEEESIENGEQPWGQTDQSSASDADAAPPVETKPEFSSLNNYDNSENGKWATDDIPDNLNAINKQPDESESIMSSQSSPSYATQFETAFPCTPVEKLIACQEKNPVSGLTEYSQYTCQHCEFAMLEQSGPSHDPRFKFQAVINGRRFPPAEAGSKKLAKQEAAANAMKVLMSEADNGRHGGIKCEEPFPSDSSEPELPLHPEPEPSSASAPLSLLPGKHPISVLMEYGQKSGNPVEFQLLSQEGPPHDPRFSYCVKMGDQIFPAVVGNSKKGAKQMAAEVAVKILSGESVPHVLPEQPVLKPHGDQSMPNCGPWIATPDEPKVAKAKGVGELIKYLNVNPVSGLLEYARSNGFAAEFKLIDQSGPPHDPKFVYQAKVGGRWFPAVTAHNKKQGKQEAADAALRVLIGETEKIERMEGMNITELPVSGSTLHDQIAMLSHQRFNTLTARIQHSLLGRKILAAIIMRKGNKGLGVVVSIGTGNRCVKGEELSLKGETVNDCHAEIISRRGFVRFLYSELMKYDPSNPSSAEESIFEPAGGKRLKIKSSVTFHLYVSTAPCGDGALFDKSCSDQAAVVGQAQHQPLFENPKQGKLRTKVENGEGTIPVESSDIVPTWDGIQHGERLRTMSCSDKILRWNILGLQGALLSHFIEPVYLCSVTLGYLYSQGHLTRAICCRLARDGNALQEKLQAPYHVNHPEVGRVSVYDSARQTGKTKESSVNWCLADESEVEVLDGTKGKVDGPKLEVSRVSKRKMFALFQQLCAKNNCKDLQNLSVYSDAKEAATAYQEAKQCFFSALEEMGYGSWIRKPQEEDNFSF; encoded by the exons ATGCATGAGACAAG CAGGCGCCTGCTCAGGACGGGAGAGTGCAGAGTGAACCGCAGCTCCCCTTCTGCTGGCACGCAAGCAGCTTGGTTCACACG GTCCCAGCGGTGCGCTATGAACAGAGGCGCTGGTCGAGGCAGAGGCTCGTATCGTACCAGCTCAAGACTTAACTGCCCCAGCACCAATCAAGGCTTTTTTAATCACCCTCATACCTCAGGAGAAACTAATCGGGAAACCTTTTCACACCAGCCATTCCTAACTGGGTGGGACTCCGAAGTCTGTTTGCTTCAGAGGCAGGGACAGCACAAGGATACACGCATCAGAAGCCTGCAGGCTGTGGCACCGGCTCCTGCAGAGAGATGCcaacccagctgcagcagaccAGGGTGGCGTAGGTTCTCCAGCGAGCGTCCCTGGGTGAAGACTTCGCCACGTTATTGCCCTCCTCAGTATCGTGAGGACTCGGAGAGAGATTCTGACACCATCGGGTTGAATTTCCAGAGACTGTCTCTTGCAGGAAAAGACCGTGAACAAGAAATTCTGTCTATTTTCAGGCAGCTTGGGGAGGGGAAGACTTGTACAGTTCATGATCTCGTACGTAAACTTAAAACTCAAAAGAAAGAGGTCAACCGCATTTTGTATAAACTCTTCAGGGAGGGCAAGTTGCACAAAGGCGGAGACACGCTGCCGCTGTGGAGGATCGCCAGCCCAAGCACAAGGAGCGAAACAAACCCCGCTGACCACAGCGGTGATCACGCAGATCCACCTTGCgagagcagaggagaagagaggagcGCGCCCGGCTCGGGAGGCGCCGATCCTGTGATGGCTGAAACCAAGGAGAAAATCTGCAACTACTTGTTCAGCGTGGCGGAAACAACAGCGCTCAACCTTGCCAAAAACATTGGGTTTTCAAGGGCCAAGGACGTTAATGCCTTTCTTAGCGCTCTGGAGAAGCTGGGAGATGTCCACAAGGAGAACACAAGCCCCCCGCGGTGGTCCCTGACAGATAGGAAACGCGAGCGGATGCAGATGAGGCTGAAGGCCAGCGTGGTAACGCAGACGGTGGATCCCGCGCCTGAGCCGGGTTTTCCGCCTTCCGCTGTTCCACCGTGTCCCCAGGAGGTGACCATAGCTACACCAGCAGTGACAGCATTGGAAGAAGAAAGTATAGAAAAcggggagcagccctgggggcaGACCGATCAGAGCAGTGCCAGTGACGCGGATGCAGCCCCACCTGTGGAAACTAAGCCCGAATTCTCCAGTCTGAATAATTACGATAACTCTGAAAACGGCAAGTGGGCCACGGATGATATCCCAGATAATCTGAACGCTATCAACAAGCAGCCTGATGAGTCAGAATCCATCATGAGTTCCCAGTCTTCCCCCAGTTACGCCACCCAGTTTGAAACTGCTTTCCCATGTACACCCGTAGAGAAACTGATAGCTTGTCAGGAGAAGAACCCAGTGAGTGGCCTTACCGAATATTCCCAGTACACGTGCCAGCACTGTGAGTttgccatgctggagcagagtgGACCCTCTCATGACCCACG atTTAAGTTCCAGGCAGTGATTAATGGGCGCCGATTCCCACCAGCGGAAGCAGGGAGCAAAAAACTCGCGAAACAAGAGGCTGCAGCCAATGCCATGAAGGTCCTGATGAGCGAAGCAGACAACGGAAGACACGGTGGAATTAAATGTGAAGAGCCATTTCCCTCCGACAGCTCTGAACCAGAATTG CCTTTGCATCCAGAGCCGGAGCCATCATCTGCATCGGCTCCTCTCAgcctgcttcctgggaagcacCCCATCAGCGTATTAATGGAGTACGGGCAAAAATCAGGGAACCCAGTCGAattccagctgctctctcaggAAGGCCCACCTCACGATCCGAG GTTCAGCTACTGTGTGAAAATGGGTGACCaaattttccctgctgtggtAGGAAACAGCAAGAAGGGAGCAAAGCAAATGGCAGCCGAAGTTGCTGTGAAGATTCTTTCTGGAGAGTCTGTACCCCATGTCTTGCCTGAACAG CCTGTCCTGAAGCCCCACGGTGACCAGTCCATGCCCAACTGTGGACCGTGGATCGCCACTCCAGATGAACCTAAGGTGGCGAAAGCAAAGGGTGTTGGAGAGCTCATCAAATACCTTAATGTCAATCCTGTCAGTGGCCTGCTGGAATATGCCCGCTCCAATGGGTTTGCTGCAGAGTTCAAACTCATTGACCAGTCAGGACCTCCCCATGATCCCAA GTTTGTCTATCAGGCGAAGGTCGGAGGCCGTTGGTTCCCAGCTGTAACGGCGCACAACAAAAAGCAGGgcaagcaggaggcagctgaCGCAGCGCTCAGGGTCCTGATTGGGGAAACGGAGAAGATTGAGCGCATGGAAGGGATGAACATCACCGAG CTCCCGGTGAGCGGCAGCACCCTACACGATCAGATTGCCATGCTGAGCCACCAGCGCTTCAACACCCTCACCGCTCGCATCCAGCACAGTCTGCTGGGGAGGAAGATCCTGGCTGCCATCATCATGCGGAAAGGAAATAAGGGCCTGGGAGTAGTGGTCAGCATCGGAACGG GCAATCGTTGCGTGAAGGGAGAAGAGCTGAGCTTGAAGGGGGAGACGGTGAATGACTGTCATGCAGAAATCATTTCTCGAAGAGGCTTTGTGAG GTTTCTCTATAGCGAGCTGATGAAGTATGACCCGTCTAATCCTTCCTCTGCAGAAGAGAGCATTTTTGAGCCAGCGGGAGGGAAGAGACTCAAAATAAAGAGCAGCGTCACCTTTCACCTCTACGTCAG CACAGCACCTTGCGGAGACGGGGCGCTCTTTGATAAATCCTGCAGCGATCAGGCGGCCGTGGTGGGGCAAGCCCAGCATCAGCCCCTCTTTGAGAACCCCAAACAGGGCAAGCTGCGTACCAAGGTGGAGAACG gggAAGGTACCATTCCTGTGGAGTCCAGTGACATTGTGCCCACGTGGGACGGGATCCAGCACGGGGAGCGGTTACGAACCATGTCCTGCAGCGACAAAATCTTACGCTGGAATATCCTTGGCTTGCAAGGGGCACTGCTGTCCCACTTCATAGAACCCGTTTATCTCTGCTCTGTTACGCTCG GTTACTTGTACAGTCAGGGACATTTAACACGTGCCATCTGCTGCCGCCTGGCAAGAGATGGGAACGCGCTGCAGGAAAAGCTCCAGGCTCCGTATCACGTTAACCATCCCGAG GTTGGGCGAGTCAGCGTGTACGACTCTGCGAGGCAGACGGGCAAGACAAAAGAGTCTTCGGTGAACTGGTGTCTTGCTGATGAAAGCGAAGTTGAGGTCTTGGATGGCACAAAAGGGAAAGTAGATGG ACCGAAGCTGGAGGTGTCTCGTGTGTCCAAGAGGAAAATGTTTGCCCTGTTCCAGCAGTTATGTGCCAAGAACAACTGCAAAGACCTGCAGAACCTCTCGGTGTACTCGGACGCTAAGGAGGCAGCCACAGCCTACCAAGAAGCCAAGCAGTGCTTCTTCAGCGCCCTGGAAGAGATGGGCTACGGCAGCTGGATCCGCAAACCCCAAGAGGAagataatttctctttctga